A DNA window from Leptospira langatensis contains the following coding sequences:
- a CDS encoding phosphotransferase family protein — MKDSELKERLETYLGNRLKGKVEINHMVSLSGGACQENFSADIQVDGGPEQGIYQTVYRTDKGASLLASLSRINEFKVCRMAFEAGVKTPEPFWLESDASVTGNPFYFMKRIQGKATGRFVVKDPSLNKVRKQLTQELAENLAAIHSVTPAQCKDEDLKRVLDLGQSFPGKTVAEGSVHALRLQLDSMDGAYPAMELILNWLEKNAKPSDASVLIHGDFRTGNFMVNSEGLQGIVDWEFAHWGDRHEDLTWLCMRDWRFGKLNKEAGGFADRSEFYEAYEKAAKVKLDPKKVTYWEVMGNLRWAIGCIGQAERHLSGKDKGIELASIGRRACEMEYEAMRLIEESVK; from the coding sequence GTGAAAGATTCCGAATTGAAAGAAAGACTCGAAACGTATTTAGGAAATAGACTAAAAGGAAAAGTGGAGATCAATCATATGGTCTCTCTTTCCGGAGGTGCCTGTCAGGAGAACTTCTCCGCAGACATCCAGGTAGACGGAGGTCCTGAGCAAGGGATCTATCAAACAGTCTATCGCACGGATAAGGGCGCATCCTTACTCGCTTCCTTGTCCCGTATCAACGAGTTCAAGGTTTGCAGAATGGCATTCGAGGCCGGGGTCAAGACCCCGGAACCATTTTGGTTGGAATCGGATGCCTCCGTCACTGGAAATCCATTCTACTTTATGAAGAGGATCCAAGGCAAGGCTACGGGAAGATTCGTGGTCAAGGATCCAAGCTTGAATAAGGTCAGAAAGCAACTCACCCAAGAACTTGCGGAAAATTTAGCCGCCATCCATTCCGTTACTCCGGCTCAATGCAAGGACGAGGATCTAAAACGAGTATTGGATCTGGGACAATCCTTTCCCGGTAAGACAGTGGCAGAAGGTTCCGTTCATGCTCTACGATTGCAGTTGGATTCTATGGACGGAGCCTATCCTGCTATGGAGCTTATCCTGAATTGGTTGGAGAAGAATGCAAAGCCGAGTGACGCATCCGTTCTGATCCATGGGGACTTTAGAACAGGCAACTTCATGGTGAATTCGGAAGGACTGCAAGGGATCGTGGATTGGGAATTCGCCCATTGGGGAGACAGACACGAAGACCTTACCTGGCTTTGCATGAGGGATTGGAGATTCGGAAAATTGAATAAGGAAGCGGGAGGCTTTGCGGATCGCTCCGAATTTTACGAGGCTTATGAAAAAGCAGCCAAGGTAAAATTGGATCCTAAGAAAGTAACCTATTGGGAAGTGATGGGAAATCTTCGCTGGGCCATAGGTTGTATCGGACAGGCAGAAAGACATCTTTCCGGAAAGGATAAGGGAATCGAGCTCGCATCTATCGGAAGAAGAGCCTGCGAGATGGAATACGAAGCCATGAGACTCATAGAAGAGTCCGTTAAATAA
- a CDS encoding acyl-CoA dehydrogenase family protein → MDLSIPKEIEGIREKARAFVEEVAIPAEDHYDYDHARMPEPLVQKLREEAKKRGLWTAHLPKSEGGLGLDLVGTALVFSELGRSPIAPYLCNCDAPDEGNMHLLHLAANEEQKKKYYHPLVEGKIRSGFAMTEPPPGAGSDPTTLSTNAVKEGDHYILNGHKWYCTGANGAAFLIVMAKVNDSFRRTSMFLVPTDAPGYTMVQEIGMLGSHGPGGHCELTFENVKVPESQVLGKIGEGFRLSQERLGPARLTHCMRWIGLARRSMEIAREYALKRELFGGKLSEHQGIQWMFAESALEIESGFLLTLKAAEILSKGGDARQAVSLAKWQVSETLNKCIDRAIQICGSHGFSRYLKLELFYRDARAARIADGPTETHKMVIGRNLMSGKESF, encoded by the coding sequence ATGGATTTATCCATTCCAAAGGAAATTGAAGGGATCAGAGAGAAGGCAAGAGCCTTCGTAGAAGAAGTAGCCATTCCCGCAGAGGATCATTACGATTACGACCATGCCAGAATGCCCGAGCCACTCGTACAAAAGCTTCGAGAAGAAGCCAAGAAGAGAGGGCTCTGGACGGCTCACCTTCCTAAATCGGAAGGAGGATTAGGACTAGATCTTGTAGGCACCGCTCTCGTGTTTAGCGAGTTAGGCCGCTCTCCGATCGCTCCCTATCTTTGCAACTGCGACGCTCCCGACGAAGGAAATATGCACCTTCTTCATTTAGCTGCAAACGAAGAGCAAAAGAAGAAGTATTATCATCCATTAGTAGAAGGAAAGATCCGCTCCGGTTTTGCAATGACGGAACCTCCTCCGGGCGCTGGTTCGGATCCTACAACTCTTTCGACTAACGCGGTAAAGGAAGGAGATCATTACATCCTCAACGGTCACAAATGGTACTGCACCGGTGCGAACGGTGCAGCCTTCTTGATCGTAATGGCAAAGGTGAACGACAGTTTCCGAAGGACTTCTATGTTCCTGGTGCCGACGGATGCTCCCGGATACACAATGGTGCAAGAGATAGGAATGCTTGGATCTCATGGACCGGGAGGACATTGCGAGCTTACATTCGAAAATGTGAAAGTTCCAGAATCTCAAGTTCTTGGAAAGATCGGAGAAGGATTTCGTTTGTCCCAAGAAAGATTGGGGCCGGCTCGACTTACCCATTGCATGAGATGGATCGGTCTCGCTAGAAGATCCATGGAGATCGCAAGAGAATACGCGCTCAAACGGGAATTGTTCGGAGGAAAACTTTCCGAGCACCAAGGCATTCAATGGATGTTTGCTGAGTCTGCGTTAGAGATAGAATCGGGATTTCTTCTTACCTTAAAAGCCGCAGAGATATTGAGCAAGGGGGGAGACGCAAGACAGGCGGTTTCCTTAGCGAAATGGCAGGTAAGCGAGACATTGAACAAATGTATCGATAGAGCTATTCAGATCTGCGGTTCTCACGGCTTTAGCCGTTATCTTAAATTAGAATTATTTTATAGAGATGCGAGGGCAGCAAGGATTGCGGACGGTCCTACGGAAACTCACAAAATGGTGATCGGACGGAATCTCATGTCGGGCAAGGAGAGCTTTTGA
- a CDS encoding histidine phosphatase family protein, with translation MSVIYLIRHGQANSQGEDYDLLTPRGKEQAFLLGKYMASNEDFPDKIIVGTMRRHKETAESFLEGARSVDSARVPEIDPNFFQQDSNWNEFHSQLWKTYAGYLAGIRPDFAKSLALFSQVRLKGGIRSAALFYKLTEEILNFWREGSYTPEGIETYAHFESRVQLASTKYFQPSSAERVFIFTSGTPISLTLNRMLKQDQDMLTWMPWIWNTSLSVFRWVRGAYVPISVNFLPHIPDKKNRTLY, from the coding sequence ATGTCCGTAATATATCTGATCCGCCACGGTCAGGCAAACTCCCAGGGAGAGGATTACGATCTACTCACTCCTAGGGGAAAAGAACAGGCTTTTCTCCTAGGTAAATACATGGCTTCCAATGAGGATTTTCCGGACAAGATCATAGTCGGGACCATGAGACGCCACAAGGAAACGGCGGAATCCTTCTTGGAAGGCGCTCGTTCTGTGGACTCGGCAAGGGTACCGGAGATCGATCCGAATTTCTTTCAGCAAGACTCGAATTGGAACGAATTTCATTCCCAATTATGGAAGACCTATGCGGGTTATCTTGCGGGAATTCGTCCGGACTTTGCAAAATCGTTGGCCTTATTCTCTCAGGTCCGATTGAAGGGGGGAATACGCTCCGCCGCCTTATTCTATAAACTGACCGAAGAAATATTAAATTTCTGGAGAGAAGGTTCCTATACTCCTGAAGGGATCGAGACCTATGCTCATTTCGAATCCAGGGTCCAACTTGCTTCTACAAAATACTTTCAGCCTTCTTCAGCGGAGAGGGTCTTTATTTTTACCTCTGGGACCCCCATCTCTCTGACTTTGAACAGAATGTTAAAGCAGGACCAGGACATGCTAACCTGGATGCCTTGGATCTGGAATACTTCTCTCAGTGTATTCCGCTGGGTGAGGGGAGCTTATGTGCCTATTAGCGTGAACTTCCTTCCTCATATCCCTGATAAGAAGAACAGGACCCTTTATTAA
- a CDS encoding acyltransferase family protein, with product MSSTDIKPAKPGRQDYLDNLRSFALLLGLAFHVAIVYAAIIIYPLRNEDRSIAFDIFGEWVHIFRMPLFFVLSGYFTERTFLSKTLSEFLRLRGLRIILPLIPGIILFAPMQYYVNALQEGYTGNYFRFLWEEFLLKNPAPSHLWFILYLALYTGVYLVTRPIFLRIRTWILPLSRYGGEKANEHPTRKWEFLMIVGIWSTIWTCCINYFFLKDEKYFNIEPVQFFYDLSFFVSGTFLLGRESVLLKGKMDKIDLSVLGLLAVAFFFVFFKISEIDPYWSYFGYAGIGIRILHIFLKCLGGWIWISFFIRLFQMFFHESNSLSKYLRESSLPVYLIHHPISLGIGFLVVESGFAIWTKFFLHLFLVYAVTFGVYHFIIRGSNFWLTLLGNRGLSWTGKGKGTK from the coding sequence TTGTCCTCTACTGACATAAAACCGGCAAAACCGGGAAGACAAGATTACCTGGATAATCTACGCTCTTTCGCGCTTTTATTAGGCTTGGCCTTTCATGTTGCGATCGTATATGCAGCGATCATTATATATCCCCTGAGAAACGAAGATCGTTCGATTGCGTTCGATATCTTCGGAGAATGGGTGCATATCTTCCGAATGCCTCTCTTCTTCGTGCTTTCCGGATATTTCACAGAGAGAACCTTTCTTTCCAAAACACTTTCGGAATTCCTGAGATTGAGAGGGCTTAGGATCATTCTTCCTCTCATCCCTGGTATCATTCTATTTGCGCCGATGCAATACTATGTAAACGCGTTGCAAGAAGGATATACTGGGAATTACTTCCGATTCCTGTGGGAGGAATTCTTACTTAAGAACCCGGCGCCTTCTCATCTTTGGTTCATACTCTACTTAGCGCTCTACACCGGTGTCTACTTAGTCACTCGACCGATCTTTTTACGGATCCGGACCTGGATCCTGCCTCTTTCCAGATACGGAGGAGAGAAGGCGAACGAACATCCTACGCGCAAATGGGAATTCCTTATGATCGTAGGTATCTGGAGTACGATCTGGACCTGTTGTATTAATTACTTTTTCCTAAAGGACGAGAAGTATTTTAATATAGAGCCGGTGCAATTCTTCTACGACCTGAGCTTCTTTGTTTCCGGGACCTTTTTATTAGGAAGAGAAAGCGTTCTATTGAAAGGCAAAATGGATAAGATCGATCTTTCCGTTTTAGGGCTCTTGGCAGTCGCGTTCTTCTTCGTATTCTTTAAGATCAGCGAGATTGACCCATATTGGTCTTATTTCGGTTACGCAGGTATCGGCATCCGAATACTTCATATTTTTCTAAAATGCCTGGGCGGATGGATCTGGATCTCATTCTTTATCCGACTATTCCAGATGTTCTTTCATGAATCCAACTCTCTTTCCAAGTATCTGAGAGAGTCCAGTCTACCGGTATATTTGATCCACCATCCGATCTCTCTTGGAATAGGTTTCTTGGTGGTAGAGAGCGGATTCGCAATATGGACGAAATTCTTCCTACATCTGTTCTTAGTGTATGCTGTCACCTTCGGAGTGTATCATTTCATTATCCGAGGCTCTAATTTCTGGCTGACCCTTCTCGGGAACAGAGGCCTGAGTTGGACCGGGAAGGGAAAGGGAACGAAGTAA
- a CDS encoding SMP-30/gluconolactonase/LRE family protein, with protein sequence MNTKKILLLFAAFLIILLIGFVLKPSPIQPALYQPPVDAGLIGAFQKNNTLESATLIAQGKIHGPEDTEPDDHENIYSASEDGKVYFISKEEEIKAHAFTGGRPLGMKLLPNGTLIVADAIKGLLKIEKDGKVEVLSTESEGLPFKFTDDLDVTKDGTIYFSDASYKYGAGEYLYDLMEAVPHGRLLKYDPRTKKTTTLMKDLFFANGVALSENEDFLVVNETYKYRIHRYWLKGPKAGTSEIWVENLPGFPDNISSDGKGHFYLALFTVRNVMVDKILHPRPWTKSLVAKLPKFLWPKPEPYGFAVVLNEDGVVEASFQEPKGKHLKEITSVKRKGDYIYLGSLHNDRIGKFKLPEEFLEKKQ encoded by the coding sequence GTGAACACGAAGAAAATCCTCCTGCTATTTGCAGCATTCCTGATCATTCTACTAATAGGTTTTGTTCTCAAACCTTCTCCGATCCAACCTGCTTTATATCAACCACCGGTCGATGCTGGTTTGATAGGCGCTTTTCAGAAGAATAACACTTTAGAGTCTGCGACCCTGATTGCACAGGGGAAGATCCATGGTCCGGAAGACACCGAACCGGACGATCATGAGAATATTTACTCAGCAAGTGAAGATGGTAAGGTGTATTTTATCTCTAAAGAAGAAGAGATCAAGGCTCATGCGTTTACGGGAGGAAGACCTCTCGGCATGAAACTACTTCCGAACGGAACATTGATCGTTGCGGATGCGATCAAGGGACTTCTTAAGATAGAGAAGGACGGCAAAGTAGAAGTTCTTTCTACAGAATCTGAAGGCCTTCCTTTTAAATTCACGGACGATCTGGATGTAACCAAGGATGGGACCATTTACTTTTCCGATGCGAGCTATAAGTATGGGGCCGGGGAATATTTGTACGACTTAATGGAAGCTGTGCCTCACGGCCGCCTTCTAAAATACGACCCTCGTACTAAGAAAACTACCACTCTCATGAAGGATCTATTCTTCGCGAATGGAGTCGCTCTTTCCGAGAACGAGGACTTTCTAGTAGTAAACGAAACATACAAATATAGAATTCATAGATATTGGTTGAAGGGACCGAAAGCCGGGACAAGCGAGATATGGGTGGAGAATCTGCCTGGGTTCCCGGATAATATTTCCTCGGATGGAAAGGGCCACTTCTATCTAGCGTTATTCACCGTTCGCAACGTAATGGTGGATAAGATACTCCATCCTCGTCCTTGGACAAAATCTCTCGTAGCAAAGCTTCCCAAATTCCTCTGGCCTAAGCCGGAGCCTTACGGTTTTGCAGTCGTCTTGAACGAAGACGGAGTTGTGGAAGCGAGTTTCCAAGAACCGAAAGGCAAACATCTCAAAGAGATCACCTCCGTAAAACGAAAGGGAGATTATATCTATTTGGGAAGTCTTCATAACGATAGGATCGGGAAATTCAAACTTCCCGAAGAATTCCTAGAAAAGAAACAATAA
- a CDS encoding PQQ-dependent sugar dehydrogenase yields MKLLLSRSFFLIYLLISFFTIGCDDIRRLLVANVGDAAKYQAEGKESGLSATYVQKDEKRKRIPINLTTIGTGFTQPTDLLMIPGPDIFLVAEKTGTLKWLDPKDGSSGILLKVNGVLTDAEQGLLGVVLHPQFPEIPKLYLNYVTKRSGQDTSVVTEWIMDLPKDPKKAKLSGERILMEVKQPYGNHNAGQLAFGKDDKLYIAWGDGGWMGDPKGNGQNPSTFLGSVLRIDVNSKDPGKEYSVPKDNPFLGNKNIQPETFAYGFRNPWRYSFDPSGRLIIADVGQDLFEEIDIVETGKNYGWNKMEAMHCFEPKENCDKKNLVEPIYEYDREDGMSITGGYVVTNDRISDLQGKYVFGDFVTGRIWAFEIPKDGSKVKDVYTLGKWPILISTFGKDARGSVYIADFGTGQILRIDPAK; encoded by the coding sequence ATGAAACTTCTTCTTTCCAGATCGTTCTTTCTAATCTACTTACTGATCTCGTTTTTCACGATCGGCTGCGACGATATCCGTCGTCTTCTCGTTGCAAATGTGGGCGATGCCGCCAAATACCAAGCCGAAGGAAAAGAATCGGGCCTAAGCGCGACCTATGTGCAGAAGGACGAGAAAAGAAAAAGGATCCCGATCAATCTGACTACCATCGGCACAGGCTTCACCCAGCCTACCGATCTCCTTATGATCCCGGGTCCGGACATTTTCTTAGTCGCAGAAAAGACAGGCACACTCAAGTGGTTGGACCCGAAGGATGGCAGCTCTGGTATATTATTAAAAGTGAATGGAGTTCTAACGGACGCGGAGCAAGGTCTCTTGGGAGTCGTCCTTCATCCCCAGTTTCCCGAGATCCCGAAACTATATCTGAATTACGTAACCAAGAGATCGGGCCAAGATACAAGCGTGGTTACGGAATGGATCATGGACCTTCCTAAAGATCCTAAAAAGGCAAAGCTGAGTGGAGAAAGGATCCTCATGGAAGTCAAGCAACCTTATGGGAATCATAATGCCGGCCAACTCGCATTTGGAAAAGACGATAAACTCTATATCGCCTGGGGAGACGGAGGTTGGATGGGAGACCCGAAAGGGAACGGACAAAATCCTTCTACCTTTCTAGGTTCCGTTTTGAGGATCGATGTGAACTCCAAGGATCCTGGCAAAGAATATTCCGTTCCAAAAGACAATCCATTCTTAGGGAATAAGAACATCCAACCGGAGACATTCGCATACGGTTTCCGAAATCCCTGGAGATATTCTTTCGATCCTTCCGGAAGGTTGATTATCGCGGATGTTGGCCAAGATCTATTCGAAGAAATTGATATTGTAGAAACAGGCAAGAATTACGGCTGGAACAAAATGGAAGCGATGCACTGCTTTGAGCCGAAAGAGAACTGCGATAAAAAGAATTTAGTCGAACCGATCTACGAATACGATAGAGAGGACGGCATGTCCATCACGGGTGGTTATGTGGTCACAAACGATCGCATCTCCGATCTGCAGGGAAAATACGTATTTGGTGACTTCGTGACGGGAAGGATCTGGGCCTTTGAGATCCCCAAAGACGGTAGCAAAGTGAAAGATGTCTATACCCTAGGCAAATGGCCCATTCTCATCTCTACCTTCGGAAAGGATGCGAGAGGTTCCGTTTATATCGCAGACTTCGGAACAGGCCAGATCTTGCGGATCGATCCTGCCAAGTAA
- a CDS encoding DUF6285 domain-containing protein: MQDKPSATELLEAIQDFLMKEVLPEFKEKDLLAYKTLVSWNMLGVISREIRSGEELLDKELVRAASLLKKKQDFPKTWNEKKALASAWNKELRDIIRKEKKSLEDADYWKHVKESVIEKVEIVNPRFTTES; this comes from the coding sequence ATGCAGGATAAACCGAGCGCTACGGAATTATTGGAAGCGATCCAGGATTTTCTAATGAAGGAAGTCCTACCAGAGTTCAAGGAAAAGGACCTCTTGGCGTATAAAACATTAGTAAGTTGGAACATGCTGGGAGTGATCTCAAGAGAGATCCGATCCGGAGAGGAGTTGCTGGACAAGGAATTGGTTCGTGCGGCTTCTCTCTTGAAAAAGAAACAAGACTTCCCTAAGACTTGGAACGAGAAGAAAGCGTTGGCTTCTGCTTGGAACAAGGAGCTTAGGGACATTATCCGAAAGGAAAAAAAATCCTTGGAAGATGCCGATTACTGGAAACATGTAAAAGAATCCGTAATCGAGAAAGTGGAGATCGTAAATCCTCGCTTCACAACGGAATCATAA
- a CDS encoding Crp/Fnr family transcriptional regulator, whose protein sequence is MKISEDMVQKHGIRFKESDIIFDENEPADQMYLILTGKVGIHKKVKEAFKLLIELKEGDMFGEMALVDRKPRSARAIAKTDVLLFAITESVFYSLIQTNPSFSLKMVKMLSSRLRETNQTIASLLKGDRKNLVTSALITFSQTRGEQENGMYKVHLAAFTKWAILRVGLEHQDLATAINLLIKDKLVEQAKDDPHHIYIRDTFFKYTLDH, encoded by the coding sequence ATGAAGATATCCGAAGATATGGTGCAGAAGCACGGTATTCGTTTTAAGGAATCCGACATTATTTTTGATGAAAACGAACCCGCCGATCAGATGTATCTGATCCTAACAGGTAAGGTGGGAATTCATAAAAAGGTCAAAGAAGCCTTTAAACTTTTGATAGAATTAAAAGAAGGGGACATGTTCGGCGAGATGGCCTTGGTGGATCGCAAGCCTAGAAGTGCGAGAGCCATTGCAAAGACCGACGTGCTTCTCTTCGCGATTACCGAAAGCGTATTCTATAGCCTCATACAAACCAATCCTTCTTTTTCCTTGAAAATGGTGAAGATGCTTTCTTCGAGACTGAGAGAGACCAACCAAACCATTGCGAGTCTTTTAAAAGGGGACAGAAAGAACCTTGTTACTTCCGCTCTGATCACATTCAGTCAGACTAGAGGAGAGCAAGAGAACGGAATGTATAAGGTGCACTTGGCCGCCTTTACAAAATGGGCGATCTTACGAGTGGGCTTAGAGCATCAGGATCTGGCTACCGCGATCAATCTATTAATAAAAGATAAATTAGTAGAGCAAGCAAAGGACGATCCCCACCATATTTACATTCGAGACACATTTTTCAAATACACATTGGATCATTGA